The window TGGTGTGGCAGGGCTCGGCCTGGACGCAGGAGCACGAGTGCTGGCTGCGCTCGCTCTCCTTCGACCGGCTCGGCGTGCAGCTGGCTTTCGACGAAGCCTTCGACGCCGTGCTGAACACGCATGCCCGCCGCGGGCGGCTGGACGGGGCCATCGAGCAGATGGCCGCCGTCTCGCCGTTTGCGCCGGTGGTGGGGCGGCTGGGGTGCCTGCGCGGCGTCAGCACACTGACCGCCTTCGGTCTGGCCGTCGAGGTCGGCGACTGGCACCGGTTCACCGGCGCCACCATCGGCTCCTATCTGGGACTGGTGCCCTCGGAAGCCTCCAGCGGCCAGCGCCGGGCGCAGGGCCCGATCACCAAGACCGGCAACAGCCACGCCCGCCGGCTGCTGGTGGAGGCGTCCTGGCACCACCGCAAGCGGTACCGTCTGGGCCGCGAGCTGATGCGCCGCCAGGCCGGTCAGCCGCCCGCCGTCCGGGACCGGGCCGAGCGCGGCAACCGGCGCCTTAACCAGCGGTGGAAGCGATTCGACGCCCGCGACAAGCGGCCCACCATCGCCGCCGTGGCCGTCGCCCGCGAACTGGCCGGATGGTGCTGGAGCCTGGCCGTGATGGACGAGCCGTCCTGACCCCATCCGGCCTGCAAGCCGCCGGTGGGAGACCGGCGCTGGACGGGCAGCGCGAGGAGGACCCGCGGCACAGCTATGAGCAGCCCCGCCGGAGATCGGTGCGGCCACGCTCGACCCTAGACCCGCGGAACACTCCCGACGCACAACCGGTCATGCGGTACCCAACCCGCGCATATCAGTCTGACCGCGCGTCGAGCCGACACGCCTCACTACACGCCCTCTCCCACCGGCCCAACAACACGAAGACCAGGCCCGGCACCTGAATGTCGAGCCGGACACCGCACGTCCCTTGACACCCAGGCCCTCCATATCAGCTGTTCGATCGCGATGTAGCCGTTGACGAGCACCCCGTGATGCCTAGCGTCCATGCGCACAGCGGACGAGTCCGGACCGCCGAAGCGGATCGGCGTCAGCGAAAACTTGATCGTTTGACCGGCAGATACAAGGCTGATGGCGTCGCAGGATTCCAGAGCATGCTTGGCCTGCGCATAGGCGGCGTCGAGAGCGGAGGGCGGCCCGGCCGTCAGTGCCTCAAACACGGAGGCCTGTCCATCCCGGCTAGCGAATGCAGCCACGGCCTGAGGATGTTCCGAGTAGCTGTCGCCTTTCTCTTCCTCTCCGTTCAGCAGTTGCGCCAAGGGCTTGCAGCCTTCGAATCTGGGGTCTTTTTCTCTATTCTCGGGCCTGGACGGCGAGGGGCTGGCGGTCGGCCGCTGTATGAAGGCTGGTCCCAGCTCGTCGGCTTTCAGCAGAGCCGACTGCAGCTGGTCAGGGTCAGGAAGGCTCACGGTGGGAGCTGGCGAGGCGACTATCTGCGCCGATGCGCCGGCCGACGTCTCCGCCAGCGCAGAAGCCGTGCCATTGCCGGCACTGACCAGGCCCATGATGCACGCGAATGCCGCAACTCTGATCATCCGACCAGTGCGAACGCTTCTCATTGTGCCTCCCGTGACCTTGACGGGGTGGTCAGCGGGCCGGGCGGGGGGCCAGGCCCCGAAGTCAAAGGTAGACCCCGGGATCCCACAGCCGACGCCGAAGGCGACTCACTGTGCGTGGGGGCCAGCTTCGGCATCGATCCGGCAGGTCCGTCCCCCGTGGGTTTGGGGAGCAGCGGCTGGCGGAGTTCCGGTCGGCGGAGGGTTTGGGACCAGAGGGGGCCCACGGTGCGCAGCACGTCAAGCGGTATCGCGCCTCTCGCTGTACGGCCTCATCCGGACGCCGCTGAACTCGGCGTGCGATCTGGCCGGACAGCATGGCGGAACTCCTTCTTCCCGGGACCACGTGGAGGAGGCACTCGGTCGATGATCGAGCGCCGCCCCGCATTTCCGGTCGTCGTCAGTCGGTGGCGGCTACCACCTGTGGGAACGGGTTGCGGATCTTGCAGTAGTACGCCGTCATGTCGGCGCCGCTGTCCCAGTAGCGCGAGGGCAGCGCGTTCACATAACCGTCCACGAGCCGGAACTGCTCGATCGCCATCTCGGACGATGACGTTATAAGACGCTGCTCGAAGCAAGGTGTGGCTGTGCCGCTGGCCAACGGCACAGTCGCCTTGCCCGTCAGGCCAGCCCTCCTCCCGAGGACCTGCTCTTCGAGGACGCCTGATAGCCTCGCTCGTTCACCAACGGGGCTTCACCGCGCTCCCGTACGACCAGTCGGAGCCCCTCGACATCCCGAAGTGCAGGTGCGCTCCGCCGGAATTGCCTGTGCTGCGGACCTTGCCGAGCGGCTGACCGGCGGTGACGCCCTTGTCACCGGCCACGCGCCGCAGCCCTGGTGCGGCAGGGCAGACCGGCCCCGGCGTTCCCTGACCCGGCTGACCGACGTGTTCGGCCGGCAGCACACCATCGAGCGGGCGGGCGGCGCCGACACCGGCTGGGAGCTCTTCGGCCTGACGGACCCCACAGCCCGCGACACGGCCGACCCCTGGTTCTTCCTCGCCCCCGCCCTTCCGCACGTCGTCGAGAGACCACCGATCGAAGCGGTACTGCTCCTGCGCGACGAGATGGCCAACCTCGCCTGGGCCGTGGAGCAGAATGTCCAGGACGACGACACCGGAGAGGTGATCGACCGCTACGACCGGTGGACCGCCGACCGGCCGGCCCCGGTACTGCCGCAACCCGGTGCCGTCCCGCGCTATCGGGTGGACAGCGAGGTGCCGGACCACTGGTACCCACTGGCACCCGTGCGCGTCGGTGAGGGGGCGTCGGTGCGCCTGCAACTCACCCCGCTGGCCCGCCACTCCGCCGATCCGACGGGGGACGGGCGCGCACCCCTGCTGCCCGAGGGCCGCATCTTCGGGCGCATCCGAACCGACGGCCCCGTGTGGGTGTACGAGGAGGAGGTCCCGCGCTCGGGAGCCTTCCTCACCCGCACCCTTCACCGCGCCCGCTGGCACGACGGCACGATCCACACCTGGACCGGCCGACGCAAGACCAACGGCACCGGCGAAGGAGCGAGCGGCCTCCGCTTCGACTTCCTGGAACCTGACCCGCCATGAAACGCGCTCCGAGGAACCCGTTCAAACGTTGGAGTGAACCCCGTGCAGTTCTCCGTCCAAGCGGCCCGTGAGCGTGTCGCCGTCGAAGCGGGAGAAGGTGAGGATCAGCTTCCAGGTCCAGCCGAAGAGGATCGACGCAAGGATGCCGGACGCCCCAGCGGGCGAGAAGTTGAGGGAGACGACCACGGGCTCGGTGGATGCCTTGGCTCCGAAGAAGCCTGCGTAGGCCTGCATGTACTTCGGGAGGAGTGGAGTCGGCCCCTCCTCTGTCAGCACCTTCACTCGCGTAGGCACGATGCCGCCTGCCGCGAGCGCGGCGGCAATCGCGGGAGGCTTCTTGAGCAGATACTCGGAGCCTGCGCCTGTGTCAGAAACTCCCGTCAGGTGCGGCGTTGACGTCGGTGTGGCGGTCAGCAATGTGCCGAACGAGAGGTTGCAGTTGAGCACATGCTCAAAGGTCGCGCCACCACCGGCCGCTTCATCGAACATCGGATTCGAGCCGAGCGACACCGGGAGGCCGAGGAGCGGATCACCCGGGACGCTCTGAAAAGGCAGCTCGACGCCGAACAGAGCCTCGGGTTGGGCCTCAAGTCCCGTGACCTTCGTCGGTACGAAGTCGTCTACGAGAGCGGCCCTCAGCGCGACGGGTGATGCTGTACGGATGATGCGGTCGAACCGGGG of the Streptomyces sp. NBC_00287 genome contains:
- a CDS encoding IS110 family transposase; translated protein: MFERTYAGLDVHARSVVGAAIDGVSGEIRSLRLAPETDAVVAWAASLPGPVAAAYEAGPTGFGLARALLAAGVRCVVVAPSKVERPPGDRVKTDRRDAERLARLLRIGELPAVRVPTEAEEAARDLVRAREDVRGDLMRARHRLSKLLLRHGLVWQGSAWTQEHECWLRSLSFDRLGVQLAFDEAFDAVLNTHARRGRLDGAIEQMAAVSPFAPVVGRLGCLRGVSTLTAFGLAVEVGDWHRFTGATIGSYLGLVPSEASSGQRRAQGPITKTGNSHARRLLVEASWHHRKRYRLGRELMRRQAGQPPAVRDRAERGNRRLNQRWKRFDARDKRPTIAAVAVARELAGWCWSLAVMDEPS